Genomic DNA from Acuticoccus sp. MNP-M23:
CATCAACTATTACGGCGCCAACGCCAGCCGGCATGCCTGACAGCGCGGGAGGGCCGCGCGTTGCCGTTCTGGGCGCCGGGATTGCCGGGGCTGCGGCGGCGGATGCGCTGACAAGAGCCGGTGCGTCCGTGCGTGTATTCGACAAGGCGCGAGGGCCGGGCGGGCGGATGGCAAGCCGTCGGGTCACGCTCCCGGACGGCACCGAAACCACCTTCGACCATGGCGCCCAGTGGTTCGCGCCGTGCGATCCGCGGTTTGCCGCCCTTGTGGCCGACGCCGAACGTGCCGGCGCCGTGGCACCATGGCGCGATGCGCCCGGAGGGGCGATGGTCGGCACACCCCGCATGAACGCGCTCGTCCGCCATGCACTCGGCGGCGCCGAAGCGCGGTATGGCGCCACCATTTCGCAGCTCGACAGGCAGCCGGACGGCTGGCACCTGGCAGATGCCGACGGGCCTGTGGACGCCCCGTTCGATGGTGTTCTTTCCACGCTTCCTGCGCCGCAATTCGGCCCGCTCGCCGCACCCCATGTGCCCTCCCGGGCGCAAGCTGCCGACGCGGCCCGCTACGCGCCATGCTGGGCGCTGATGCTGGCCTTTGCGCCCGACACGGCCGCGCAGCTTGAGGGCATCGCGCACGATGCGTTGGCCGCCGACGGTTTCGATTGGGTCGCTTTTGATGGGGGCAAGCCGGGCCGCAGAGGGGCAACGCTGATGGTTCATGCGGACGGCGTCTGGTCCACCGACAATCTCGAGCGCCCGCGCGAAGACATTGCCGATGCGATGACCGCCACGGTGTGCGGGCGGTTTGACCTGCCGGTGCCGGTGCATGCCGCCGCGCACCGCTGGCGCTATTCCAGAGTGCTCACGCCAGCGCCAGCTGCCGCAGGGGCCGATGTCTCGGGCATCGCTGTCGCGGGGGACTGGACTGCCGGCCCCAACGTGGAAGACGCCTATCTCAGCGGCCTCAATGCCGCCGCTGCTTTG
This window encodes:
- a CDS encoding FAD-dependent oxidoreductase — encoded protein: MPDSAGGPRVAVLGAGIAGAAAADALTRAGASVRVFDKARGPGGRMASRRVTLPDGTETTFDHGAQWFAPCDPRFAALVADAERAGAVAPWRDAPGGAMVGTPRMNALVRHALGGAEARYGATISQLDRQPDGWHLADADGPVDAPFDGVLSTLPAPQFGPLAAPHVPSRAQAADAARYAPCWALMLAFAPDTAAQLEGIAHDALAADGFDWVAFDGGKPGRRGATLMVHADGVWSTDNLERPREDIADAMTATVCGRFDLPVPVHAAAHRWRYSRVLTPAPAAAGADVSGIAVAGDWTAGPNVEDAYLSGLNAAAALLSVLRV